One window from the genome of Caldisericum sp. encodes:
- a CDS encoding isoaspartyl peptidase/L-asparaginase, translating to MKAIIVHGGAGSAKRKDEIPERVDFVKTVAKTGFELLESGKNALDVAVIAVKMLEDHPLFDAGKGSYLNEEGFVEMDAGIMDGLTLSIGAVAGVRRVKNPIELARLVLEHPKHNFLISDGAEKFARANGIEFVPPYYFYTERIIKIFEGTYGDTVGAVVFDGERIVSAVSTGGTPNKLLGRVGDSPVVGSGFYANNEFGAVSTGIGEDIMKLLLSFRIALYYPQNSLEDATKMCIDDLTRIGGKAGLISLDRFGNIAYARNTEGMFVAYMREGQGEVFGEF from the coding sequence ATGAAAGCAATAATTGTGCATGGTGGAGCAGGTAGCGCAAAAAGGAAAGACGAAATACCTGAAAGGGTCGATTTTGTAAAAACTGTTGCAAAAACTGGTTTTGAACTTCTTGAAAGTGGTAAGAATGCACTTGATGTTGCAGTGATAGCAGTAAAAATGCTTGAAGACCATCCACTCTTCGATGCAGGAAAAGGCTCGTATCTTAATGAGGAAGGTTTTGTAGAGATGGACGCAGGCATTATGGATGGTTTGACACTATCGATTGGTGCTGTTGCAGGTGTTCGGAGGGTAAAGAACCCAATTGAGTTAGCAAGACTTGTGCTTGAGCATCCAAAACACAACTTTCTTATTTCCGATGGTGCAGAAAAGTTTGCAAGAGCAAATGGTATCGAATTTGTCCCTCCTTATTATTTTTACACGGAGCGCATAATAAAGATATTTGAAGGCACTTACGGCGATACTGTTGGTGCTGTTGTATTTGACGGGGAAAGGATAGTATCTGCGGTGTCAACTGGCGGGACGCCTAACAAACTTTTAGGTCGTGTTGGAGACTCCCCCGTTGTAGGCTCTGGGTTTTATGCAAACAATGAGTTTGGTGCGGTTTCAACAGGCATTGGTGAAGACATAATGAAACTTCTTCTCAGTTTTAGGATTGCCCTTTATTATCCTCAAAATTCTCTTGAAGATGCAACTAAAATGTGCATAGACGATTTAACAAGAATCGGAGGGAAGGCAGGTCTCATTTCACTTGACAGATTTGGTAATATTGCCTATGCCCGTAATACTGAAGGAATGT